The Lampris incognitus isolate fLamInc1 chromosome 7, fLamInc1.hap2, whole genome shotgun sequence genome window below encodes:
- the bace1 gene encoding LOW QUALITY PROTEIN: beta-secretase 1 (The sequence of the model RefSeq protein was modified relative to this genomic sequence to represent the inferred CDS: substituted 2 bases at 2 genomic stop codons), translating to MLEPFFDSLVRQTPVPNLFSLQLCGAGFTQNYSLGSATVGGSMIIGGVDPSLYVGELWYTPIRREWYYEVIIVRIEVNGQDLNMDCKEYNYDKSIVDSGTTNLRLPRKVFQAAVKAIEAASSTEQFPSGFWLGEQLVCWQAGTTPWHIFPVISLYXXVRIATSHSRISILPQQYLRPVEDVASAQEDCYKFAISQSTTGTVMGAVIMEGFYVVFDREKKRIGFAVSTCHVHDEFRTASVEGPFHGMDLEDCGYNIPQTDESTLMTIAYIMAGICALFMLPLCLMVCQWRFARCLRPHGDFADDISLLK from the exons ATGTTGGAGCCCTTCTTTGACTCTCTGGTGCGCCAAACGCCAGTCCCCAACCTCTTCTCTCTGCAGCTGTGTGGGGCCGGCTTCACTCAGAATTACTCCCTGGGCAGTGCTACCGTCGGCGGAAGCATG ATCATTGGAGGTGTGGACCCATCTCTGTATGTAGGAGAACTCTGGTACACACCCATCCGCAGGGAGTGGTACTATGAAGTCATCATTGTACGCATTGAGGTCAATGGACAGGATCTTAACATGGATTGTAAAGAG TACAACTATGATAAGAGCATCGTAGACAGTGGGACCACCAACCTCCGCCTACCTAGAAAAGTCTTCCAGGCTGCCGTGAAGGCAATCGAAGCAGCTTCCTCA ACAGAGCAGTTCCCCTCGGGGTTCTGGCTGGGGGAGCAGCTTGTGTGTTGGCAGGCTGGCACCACCCCCTGGCACATCTTCCCTGTTATCTCGCTTTACTGATGAGTGAGAATCGCAACCAGTCATTCAAGAATCTCCATTCTCCCCCAG CAATACCTACGGCCCGTGGAGGACGTTGCTTCAGCCCAGGAAGACTGTTATAAGTTCGCTATATCCCAGTCCACTACAGGCACAGTCATGGGAGCTGTCATCATGGAAGGCTTCTATGTGGTCTTTGACCGTGAAAAGAAACGCATCGGCTTTGCTGTCAGCACTTGTCATG tcCACGATGAGTTTCGCACAGCGTCAGTGGAGGGGCCCTTCCACGGCATGGACCTGGAGGACTGTGGGTACAACATTCCTCAGACGGACGAGTCCACGCTCATGACCATCGCCTACATCATGGCGGGCATTTGTGCTCTCTTCATGCTCCCGCTGTGTCTCATGGTGTGCCAGTGGCGTTTTGCCCGTTGCTTGCGCCCACACGGAGACTTTGCAGATGACATATCCCTCCTGAAATGA